Proteins from one Fragaria vesca subsp. vesca linkage group LG6, FraVesHawaii_1.0, whole genome shotgun sequence genomic window:
- the LOC101294770 gene encoding phosphoglycolate phosphatase-like, with amino-acid sequence MLSRAASVSVSANPSNHLLLFSRNSQLHNNLSYAASSSNFPSITRNNNTSRISRMINTFTTRATAQPLQNADELIDSVETFIFDCDGVIWKGDKLIDGVPETLDMLRSKGKRLVFVTNNSTKSRKQYGKKFETLGLNVSEEEIFASSFAAAAYLKSINFPKDKKVYVIGEDGILKELELAGFQYLGGPEDGGKKIELKPGFLMEHDESVGAVVVGFDRYVNYFKIQYGTLCIRENPGCLFIATNRDAVTHLTDAQEWAGGGSMVGAIQGSTQREPLVVGKPSTFMMDYLANEFGILKSQICMVGDRLDTDILFGQNGGCKTLLVLSGVTTLSVLQNPSNTIQPDFYTNKISDFLSLKATTV; translated from the exons ATGCTGAGCAGAGCAGCTTCTGTTTCCGTATCTGCAAACCCATCAAACCACTTGTTGTTGTTCAGCAGGAATTCTCAGTTACACAACAATCTCTCGTATGCTGCTTCCTCATCCAACTTTCCGAGCATCACACGGAACAACAACACCTCTAGAATCTCGAGGATGATCAACACTTTCACAACCCGAGCAACCGCGCAGCCTCTCCAGAATGCTGACGAGCTCATCGACTCTGTCGAGACCTTCATCTTCGACTGCGACG GAGTTATATGGAAAGGAGATAAGCTGATAGATGGCGTCCCAGAAACTCTTGATATGCTACGGTCCAAG GGCAAACGATTAGTCTTCGTTACCAACAACTCAACAAAATCTAGGAAGCAATATGGTAAAAAGTTTGAAACACTTGGTCTGAATGTCAGTGAG GAAGAAATTTTTGCTTCATCGTTTGCTGCTGCTGCCTATTTGAAGTCCATAAATTTTCCAAAAGATAAAAAG GTTTACGTGATTGGTGAGGATGGAATCTTGAAGGAGCTTGAGCTTGCTGGGTTTCAATACCTTGGTGGACCT GAAGATGGAGGGAAGAAGATAGAGCTGAAGCCTGGATTTCTGATGGAGCATGATGAGAGC GTTGGAGCTGTTGTGGTTGGGTTTGATCGATATGTCAACTACTTCAAAATTCA GTATGGGACACTCTGTATACGTGAAAACCCTGGATGTCTTTTCATAGCAACAAATCGTGATGCTGTCACTCATCTCACAGATGCTCAGGAATGGGCAG GTGGTGGTTCCATGGTTGGTGCTATTCAGGGATCTACTCAGCGTGAGCCACTGGTTGTGGGAAAGCCTTCGACATTTATGATGGACTACTTAGCAAATGA ATTTGGCATACTGAAGTCACAAATTTGCATGGTCGGGGACAGATTGGATACTGATATTCTGTTTGGACAAAATGGTGGTTGCAAAACTCTTCTTGTTCTCTCAG GTGTCACTACTTTATCAGTGCTTCAAAATCCCAGCAACACCATACAACCAGATTTTTACACCAACAAAATTTCAGACTTCTTGTCTCTCAAGGCTACAACTGTGTGA
- the LOC101296395 gene encoding protein HEADING DATE 3A-like translates to MPRDRDPLVVGRVIGDVLDPFTKSVSLRVTYTSKEVNNGCELKPSQVVSQPRVDIGGEDLRTFYTLVMVDPDAPSPSDPNLKEYLHWLVTDIPATAGAVFGQEIVCYESPRPTAGIHRFLFVLFRQLGRQTVYAPGWRQNFNTRDFAELYNLGSPVAAVYFNCQRESGSGGRRRSS, encoded by the exons ATGCCTAGGGACAGGGACCCCCTCGTTGTGGGAAGAGTCATAGGTGATGTTCTGGACCCTTTTACAAAGTCTGTTTCTCTCAGGGTGACTTACACTTCTAAGGAGGTCAACAATGGTTGTGAGCTCAAACCTTCCCAAGTTGTCAGCCAACCTCGAGTTGATATAGGAGGGGAGGATCTTAGGACCTTCTACACTCTG GTCATGGTCGATCCTGATGCACCCAGCCCAAGTGATCCCAACCTGAAAGAATATTTGCATTG GTTAGTCACTGATATTCCTGCAACAGCTGGGGCAGTTTTCG GCCAAGAGATTGTGTGTTATGAAAGTCCACGGCCAACAGCGGGGATTCATCGCTTCCTTTTTGTGTTGTTTCGGCAGTTGGGAAGGCAAACTGTGTATGCTCCGGGATGGCGCCAAAACTTTAACACCAGAGACTTTGCCGAGCTCTACAATCTTGGATCACCGGTGGCTGCCGTCTACTTTAACTGCCAGAGAGAAAGTGGCTCCGGCGGAAGGAGAAGATCATCGTAA